In Nocardioides dokdonensis FR1436, the following are encoded in one genomic region:
- a CDS encoding polysaccharide biosynthesis protein: protein MELAERIRRHRRPVTLAYDLGAWALAYWGFALLRYQPTDGGVVPWLTLTALAVVSWVIYCLIGLSFRLHAGRARTGSLEEAIAIAISIGLAGGVMFSVNLVIQVVPRTVPVGASLLAIVVVAWARALWRRLQERRWEAVSGPGRRVIVLGAGQAGADLIASMLRDPSRAWTPVGLLDDDPMKRQRQIRRVPVLGGTAQMGEIARAHGVAHVILALPSASAEVIERLRALAVHEGLIVKVLPAATELIGERVDIRDIRDIDLKDVLGRNQLDTDISAIAGYLTGRRVLVTGAGGSIGSELCRQISRFDPLELMMLDRDESALHAVQLSLNGRALLDSDDVVLCDIRDAQQVQMLFRERRPEVVFHAAALKHLPMLEQYPAEAVKTNVIGTRNVLDACDAIGVERFVNISTDKAANPASVLGYSKRVAECLTAQRSQMVEGSYLSVRFGNVLGSRGSVLTAFAQQIARGGPVTVTDPDVTRYFMTIEEACQLVIQAAAIGSAGEALVLDMGEPISILGVAERLIAQSGRDIRIEFTGLRPGEKMHEELFGDCEPENVKPSHDSVSHVPVAGVSEAEVASLPTVGDSREVCRALEELCATALDRQRDVVEWVEA, encoded by the coding sequence GTGGAACTTGCCGAGCGCATACGCCGTCACCGTCGTCCGGTGACACTCGCCTATGACCTTGGGGCTTGGGCCTTGGCCTACTGGGGCTTCGCGCTGCTGCGCTATCAGCCGACCGACGGTGGCGTCGTTCCCTGGCTCACGCTGACCGCTCTCGCGGTGGTCTCCTGGGTGATCTACTGCCTGATTGGTCTCAGCTTCCGCTTGCACGCCGGGCGCGCCAGGACGGGCAGTTTGGAGGAGGCGATCGCGATCGCGATCAGCATCGGGCTTGCCGGGGGAGTGATGTTCTCGGTCAACCTGGTGATCCAGGTGGTGCCGCGCACAGTTCCGGTAGGGGCGTCTTTGCTGGCCATCGTCGTCGTGGCCTGGGCGCGCGCCCTCTGGCGCCGCCTGCAGGAGCGTCGTTGGGAGGCGGTCTCCGGCCCTGGGCGGCGTGTGATCGTGCTCGGCGCCGGCCAGGCCGGCGCCGACCTGATCGCCTCGATGCTGCGCGACCCCTCTCGTGCGTGGACTCCGGTCGGGCTCCTCGACGACGACCCGATGAAGCGTCAGCGTCAGATCCGTCGCGTACCGGTGCTTGGTGGAACGGCACAGATGGGCGAGATCGCGCGAGCCCACGGTGTGGCGCACGTAATCCTGGCGCTCCCGAGTGCCTCTGCGGAAGTAATCGAGAGGCTGCGCGCGCTCGCGGTCCATGAGGGCCTCATCGTCAAGGTGCTGCCGGCCGCGACCGAGCTCATCGGGGAGCGGGTCGACATCCGCGACATTCGCGACATCGACCTCAAGGACGTGCTGGGGCGCAACCAGCTGGACACTGATATCTCCGCCATCGCGGGCTACCTGACCGGCCGCCGCGTGCTGGTGACCGGTGCCGGCGGCTCGATCGGCTCCGAGCTCTGCCGCCAGATCTCCCGGTTCGACCCGCTTGAACTGATGATGCTCGACCGCGACGAGTCGGCGCTGCACGCGGTGCAGCTGTCGCTCAACGGGCGCGCTCTGCTCGATTCCGACGACGTCGTGCTCTGCGACATTCGCGATGCCCAGCAGGTCCAGATGCTGTTCCGCGAGCGCCGTCCCGAGGTTGTGTTCCACGCGGCAGCGCTCAAGCACCTCCCGATGCTCGAGCAGTACCCCGCCGAGGCCGTCAAGACCAACGTGATCGGCACCCGCAACGTCCTCGATGCTTGCGACGCCATCGGGGTGGAGCGGTTCGTCAACATCTCCACCGACAAGGCGGCCAACCCGGCCAGCGTCCTCGGCTACTCCAAGCGGGTCGCCGAGTGCTTGACAGCGCAGCGCTCGCAGATGGTCGAGGGTTCCTACCTCTCGGTCCGGTTCGGCAACGTGTTGGGCAGCCGGGGCTCGGTGCTGACCGCGTTCGCCCAGCAGATCGCCCGGGGCGGGCCGGTCACGGTCACCGATCCCGATGTCACTCGCTATTTCATGACCATCGAAGAGGCTTGCCAGCTCGTTATCCAGGCCGCCGCCATCGGGTCCGCAGGCGAGGCCCTGGTGCTCGACATGGGCGAGCCCATCAGCATCCTGGGGGTGGCCGAGCGGCTCATCGCGCAGTCGGGGCGCGACATCCGTATCGAGTTCACCGGCCTGCGCCCCGGAGAGAAGATGCACGAGGAGCTCTTCGGCGACTGCGAGCCCGAGAACGTGAAGCCGTCCCACGACAGTGTGAGCCACGTGCCAGTGGCTGGTGTCAGCGAGGCCGAGGTGGCCAGCCTGCCCACGGTCGGTGATTCACGTGAGGTGTGCCGCGCCTTGGAGGAGCTGTGCGCGACCGCTCTAGACCGTCAGCGCGACGTGGTGGAGTGGGTCGAGGCCTGA